The genomic DNA GGTTCAGCAGCACTTTCAGCAGATGTCTTTTCCCCTTTCTCCTCACTCTTAGGTGCCTCATCATCTCGAATTTCACCTTGCAACATTTCATTTGTCTCTTTATCCCACTCAAACGGATCCCCTTTCTCAGAATCCTCATCTTTGCCTCTGACCTCTTGTTCTACAATACCACTCTGAATATTTGTTGTGCCTTCTATCCTTGTTTTAATTGTCTCAGAGTCCTGTATCTTTTGTTCTTTGTTGGCCCCAGAACTATCTCTTTCACTCGTTACAAGATCCACTTTTTCACCATCTTGAATTCTTTGATTAGTAACTTCCCCCAATGACACTCTACCTATTGATGAATCCTGCTCCCCACCTTCTGCTAGTTCATTTTGTTCTTCATTTAATTCACACCTTGCTTTTTCATCCTTTTCTTCGGAACTGCTATCGACCCTTTTTGACGTCTGGGTATTATCCCCAAATGTTTTATTACAACTATTGGTACCCAGTATTTGCTTCCTTTCTTTCTCACCCCCAACTTGCAGGTGCTCTAGTGCTGTTGGTTCTTCAGTTATTCCAGTCGTCACCTCTCTCACCATCTCTTGTTCAATTTTGTTATCCATTGCCTTGTGAACACTCTTGAAATTACTCTCTGGTTTGCCTTCATATATTTCTTCAAAGCTCTTACTCTGCAATTGATTGGTTTTGCTGCTCTCATGAACTTGGCCCTTTAAATGCCACACAGTTTTGTCATCCACGATTTCACCCAGATTTTCCTTTTTTGTCAGATCAGTAACCTTTGTTTCTTCTGACTTTTCAACTGTACATACTTCATTCTCCTTTCTCTGCTCTTTTCCTAGACTGTCTGTGCCATGTTGTTCTTCACTTTTTTGTCCAGTCTTGACCATTTTCTTCTCTTTATTTTCAGGGTCTTTGAGGTCAAGCTCTTCCTCTCCTCTTATGACATCTTCTATGGGGCCTTCGAGCTCATCATTCAAATCTCTGGGGCTTTTGATCatatccccctcctcctcctcctcctcctcctcttctatgGACCCTTTAAAATTGCCTTCTTCCTCTCCTCTGGGaacatcctcctcatctcctctagAGCCTTTGATCCCATCTTCATCCATACTCGAATCATCTGCTACAACAGAACCTTTTACCTCATCTGCATCCTCATCCTTGGGGTCAATGATAATATTCCCTTCTCTATTTTTTACCTTCCCACCTTCTTCTCTGGGGCCCTTAACTTCATCCTTCTCTTTTTCTGTGGGTTCCTTTACTTCAACATTAGAACTAATGACCACATTCCTTTTTTCATGTCTGACTTTGTCTTCTGCTCTGGGGTCTTCAATACCAACCACATCTTTTCTGACAACATCCTGTACCTCTCTCCCAGGGCTGGTGACTTCATCTCCCTCATCATCTTTGGCCTGAATATTTTCTTTTTTGGTGCTTTTGACCTCTTCTTCTTCATCTCCGACCACTTTGTACTCTTCTCTGGGACTCTTGACCTCATCCCTCTCTTCATCTTTGACGTTATCATCTTCTTTGGAACCTTTGACCTCAACTTCCTCTTCATCAACCTCATCTTGCGTTTCTCTGGGAATTTTGACCTCATGCACCTTTTCATCTTTGACTTCATCATCTTCTTTGTAGCTTTTGACATCATCTTCTTCTTCATCTCCAACCTCATCGTCCTTGTCTCGGGGACTCTTGATCTCATTCCCCTCTTCATCTTTGACTTCATCATCTTCTTTGGGACTTCTGATCTCAATCTCTTCCTCAACTCTGGAGTTTTTGACTTTGTTCCCCTCTATGCCTTTGACACTATTATCTCCTTCTCTGGTACTTTTAACCTCTTCTCCGTCGCCTCTGGGGGATATTGACTTCATTGTTTTCTTCAATGGGGTTTATGACTTCAACCTCCTCTTCACCTATGGCATCATCATTTACTTCTTTGATGGTTTTGGACTCATCCTTTTCTTCAATCTTGGAACATTTGATTTCATCATCTTCCTCTTCAGGACCCCCAAATATATTTGAACTGGGGCGTTGAAACTCACTTTCATCTGCCAGAATCTTAAACTCACTGCTTATATATCCAGAGATGTCCATCGCAATTTTTTCTCCTTGGCTTTTCAAATTTGTTTTATATTCTTTCTGATTTTTAATGGTATCTTCTTTGGAATCTATAGTCTCATATCGATCACCTCTTGCGATATTGCTGTCATTTTCCTGGTCATTATCCCTATCATTGCCTCCATCCACATCAGCCTTGGAGCTCTTGACACTCCCTTCACTTTTACTGACCTCATCTATCACCCACCTCTCTCTATAATATAAAATTCCATCTGTACCAGTCTCTTTGTCAGTACCTTCATCCGTTTTATAATCCTCAATGTCACTCTCTCTCATGTTATTCTCACTTTTATCGCTTCCATGACCTTTAACTTTCCCTGCATTAACACCTTTATCATCTTCCCCGAGTTCCCTTGCTCTATCCTCATTTCCTTTGGGCGTCTTGACTTCGCTTTCAAATTCTACAATATTACTCTCGTTCTCAGTTTCCGTCTCATTTTTCTCCTCATTCAATGTAACTTTCAGGAGACAGTCATGTTCTAAACTGCCTTCCACTTTTTGATGCTGCAACAGTTGTCTGGCTCCATCCTCTGGCTTTGCAGTTGTATTGGGCTCATCTTCATTTGGCAGCTGTTCTTTTCCTAGTTCACAATCCTTCATTTCCTCATCCTGTGGACACATTTCTGTGCTCTCTTTCACAATCACATCATCCCTCCACTCTTGATCTTCATTATGAATGAGTGCATGGTTGACTTCATCTCCTTTCACAggctctttctcccctcccagaCGGCAAGCATCATCTTTGTTTTCTTCCAACTCCTGCATGGCTGCTCCAGTTGTTAAACCATTCACTACCTCAactttctctgccatttcttctACTTCTTCCAGCTCTTCAGAAACCGTGAATCCACCAACTATTGGTTGCTTCTTTCTCCCCTGATCGCTTAATCCCTCTTTCTCTGTACCATCTATCTCATAGATGCCTTCTCCACTGGACCTTAATTGATCATTTTGATCTGACAGCATGACAAGCAATGGCCCAGTCTCCTCACTCTTGATTACATCACCCTGAAGATCTGATGAGCAGATTTCAGTCTCCAGCACAGTCCCAATGACTGCTTGCTCATGTTCTGTCTTTTGTATCACCACCGTACCTAGTTCCTTCTGATCAACCTGGTCAGATTCAGCAGgtatttcttgtgttcttgttaAGTTTTTCCTTTCCACCTCATGTGACACTATCCCTACACAAATGTCCTCTCCCAGATCTGGCAACTTCTCCTGCAATTCATGCCCAGACATCTCTTGCCGAAAAATTTCTACAGCTTTCTCTACTACATTCTGCACTATTTGCTGAGTTTTCTCCACAATCATTTGATAGTCAGCTCCTGTTCCAACAACATAATTGTGCACATTTACATCATTCCCAATTTCAATATGTTTTTCCTTGATCATCCCTCCATGGCAACCTGGATCTCCTTGTTCACTCTGAAACCTCGCTTCATCATTCAAAGTCTCTTTAGCATTCTCCTGCAGCTGATTCACTTCTATTGTTAGATCACTTCcactctcaccctcctctctgcaactatagctctgcattgTTTCATCAGATCTCGGGACACTATTTATTCTCTCAGTTACCTCCTTACCTCCTGTGTTTTGTGTGTCAAATGCACTTTTCACTCTGTCATCAAGATTAGCTGCAGTACATTCTATCTGGTCTGCATTTGCATTATCTCTTACAGTCACTGTTGGTGTATCAGTCTCAGTCAGTTCCTCAAAGCTCTCAGTTTTGTCCTTTTCTTCCACATTATCCATTAACATTTCCCGATTCCCAGTCTTGTCCATCTGTTCATCAGTTCCAGTATTCTGCATGTTTCCTTTTTGCTCAACAGCCTTCAAAATTTCATTCCTCATTTGCAATCCGTGGCATTCTCCTATAAGGATCATTGGAAGAGGTGAAGACAGTGTGCCTGAGTTAACCCTTCTGAGTTAGGACCATTATCTAAAGAACTGTAATTTGACAAGCATTTGTATTCCCCAAGCAAAacaaatacagatgctggaaatcaaatTAATTGCTTTGAGGAATGACCACTAATCTGAAATAtcaactttgtttctctctccacaaaggTAACCTGATTTGCTGAGCATCTCCAGCATTTCCTTTTTTTATGTGTAGCCTCCCAGTTCTGGCTTTTGTaaaaacattgttgcaaatgttttCACAGTAGCCTTCAAGGGACTTTTATAAAGATTGATTAAAccttaaaaaacaaaataatttactatctgtgtgttttttttaaagtttgtttcaGGATCTGGCCAT from Leucoraja erinacea ecotype New England chromosome 7, Leri_hhj_1, whole genome shotgun sequence includes the following:
- the LOC129698883 gene encoding leucine-rich repeat flightless-interacting protein 1-like isoform X8 — encoded protein: MGTQGSGRKRIANRERLSAEDDTLNLIAREAEARLAAKRAARAEAREIRMKELERQQKEIYQVQKKYYGLDTKWGDIEQWMEDSEKYSRRFRRHTSVSDEDDWTSVGSRGSARPSEYNCVLGSSSRTSSRASSARASPVVEEKLDKDFIEKGSRAASSLSAATLASLGGTSSRRGSGETTTSIDTEGSIREIKDSLMEVEEKYKKAMVSNAQLDNEKANLMYQVDTLREDLLGLEEQLAEMHRGHEEKSKELERQKHAYCILQHQFEEMKETLQEREEMLTALERQKEYSEAIRIDRDELRNEVMMLKERLKAHGLMTNGEAEHVGKEGSAHRETAQTRPQAEAQQQSSSDKPLGECHGLQMRNEILKAVEQKGNMQNTGTDEQMDKTGNREMLMDNVEEKDKTESFEELTETDTPTVTVRDNANADQIECTAANLDDRVKSAFDTQNTGGKEVTERINSVPRSDETMQSYSCREEGESGSDLTIEVNQLQENAKETLNDEARFQSEQGDPGCHGGMIKEKHIEIGNDVNVHNYVVGTGADYQMIVEKTQQIVQNVVEKAVEIFRQEMSGHELQEKLPDLGEDICVGIVSHEVERKNLTRTQEIPAESDQVDQKELGTVVIQKTEHEQAVIGTVLETEICSSDLQGDVIKSEETGPLLVMLSDQNDQLRSSGEGIYEIDGTEKEGLSDQGRKKQPIVGGFTVSEELEEVEEMAEKVEVVNGLTTGAAMQELEENKDDACRLGGEKEPVKGDEVNHALIHNEDQEWRDDVIVKESTEMCPQDEEMKDCELGKEQLPNEDEPNTTAKPEDGARQLLQHQKVEGSLEHDCLLKVTLNEEKNETETENESNIVEFESEVKTPKGNEDRARELGEDDKGVNAGKVKGHGSDKSENNMRESDIEDYKTDEGTDKETGTDGILYYRERWVIDEVSKSEGSVKSSKADVDGGNDRDNDQENDSNIARGDRYETIDSKEDTIKNQKEYKTNLKSQGEKIAMDISGYISSEFKILADESEFQRPSSNIFGGPEEEDDEIKCSKIEEKDESKTIKEVNDDAIGEEEVEVINPIEENNEVNIPQRRRRRG
- the LOC129698883 gene encoding leucine-rich repeat flightless-interacting protein 1-like isoform X5 produces the protein MGTQGSGRKRIANRERLSAEDDTLNLIAREAEARLAAKRAARAEAREIRMKELERQQKEIYQVQKKYYGLDTKWGDIEQWMEDSEKYSRRFRRHTSVSDEDDWTSVGSRGSARPSEYNCVLGSSSRTSSRASSARASPVVEEKLDKDFIEKGSRAASSLSAATLASLGGTSSRRGSGETTTSIDTEGSIREIKEIFELKDQIQDVEGKYMEGLKELKDSLMEVEEKYKKAMVSNAQLDNEKANLMYQVDTLREDLLGLEEQLAEMHRGHEEKSKELERQKHAYCILQHQFEEMKETLQEREEMLTALERQKEYSEAIRIDRDELRNEVMMLKERLKAHGLMTNGEAEHVGKEGSAHRETAQTRPQAEAQQQSSSDKPLGECHGLQMRNEILKAVEQKGNMQNTGTDEQMDKTGNREMLMDNVEEKDKTESFEELTETDTPTVTVRDNANADQIECTAANLDDRVKSAFDTQNTGGKEVTERINSVPRSDETMQSYSCREEGESGSDLTIEVNQLQENAKETLNDEARFQSEQGDPGCHGGMIKEKHIEIGNDVNVHNYVVGTGADYQMIVEKTQQIVQNVVEKAVEIFRQEMSGHELQEKLPDLGEDICVGIVSHEVERKNLTRTQEIPAESDQVDQKELGTVVIQKTEHEQAVIGTVLETEICSSDLQGDVIKSEETGPLLVMLSDQNDQLRSSGEGIYEIDGTEKEGLSDQGRKKQPIVGGFTVSEELEEVEEMAEKVEVVNGLTTGAAMQELEENKDDACRLGGEKEPVKGDEVNHALIHNEDQEWRDDVIVKESTEMCPQDEEMKDCELGKEQLPNEDEPNTTAKPEDGARQLLQHQKVEGSLEHDCLLKVTLNEEKNETETENESNIVEFESEVKTPKGNEDRARELGEDDKGVNAGKVKGHGSDKSENNMRESDIEDYKTDEGTDKETGTDGILYYRERWVIDEVSKSEGSVKSSKADVDGGNDRDNDQENDSNIARGDRYETIDSKEDTIKNQKEYKTNLKSQGEKIAMDISGYISSEFKILADESEFQRPSSNIFGGPEEEDDEIKCSKIEEKDESKTIKEVNDDAIGEEEVEVINPIEENNEVNIPQRRRRRG
- the LOC129698883 gene encoding leucine-rich repeat flightless-interacting protein 1-like isoform X1, with protein sequence MGTQGSGRKRIANRERLSAEDDTLNLIAREAEARLAAKRAARAEAREIRMKELERQQKEIYQVQKKYYGLDTKWGDIEQWMEDSEKYSRRFRRHTSVSDEDDWTSVGSRGSARPSEYNCVLGSSSRTSSRASSARASPVVEEKLDKDFIEKGSRAASSLSAATLASLGGTSSRRGSGETTTSIDTEGSIREIKEIFELKDQIQDVEGKYMEGLKELKDSLMEVEEKYKKAMVSNAQLDNEKANLMYQVDTLREDLLGLEEQLAEMHRGHEEKSKELERQKHAYCILQHQFEEMKETLQEREEMLTEIKELNQKQRSFAQEITDLQETLEWKDKKIGALERQKEYSEAIRIDRDELRNEVMMLKERLKAHGLMTNGEAEHVGKEGSAHRETAQTRPQAEAQQQSSSDKPLGECHGLQMRNEILKAVEQKGNMQNTGTDEQMDKTGNREMLMDNVEEKDKTESFEELTETDTPTVTVRDNANADQIECTAANLDDRVKSAFDTQNTGGKEVTERINSVPRSDETMQSYSCREEGESGSDLTIEVNQLQENAKETLNDEARFQSEQGDPGCHGGMIKEKHIEIGNDVNVHNYVVGTGADYQMIVEKTQQIVQNVVEKAVEIFRQEMSGHELQEKLPDLGEDICVGIVSHEVERKNLTRTQEIPAESDQVDQKELGTVVIQKTEHEQAVIGTVLETEICSSDLQGDVIKSEETGPLLVMLSDQNDQLRSSGEGIYEIDGTEKEGLSDQGRKKQPIVGGFTVSEELEEVEEMAEKVEVVNGLTTGAAMQELEENKDDACRLGGEKEPVKGDEVNHALIHNEDQEWRDDVIVKESTEMCPQDEEMKDCELGKEQLPNEDEPNTTAKPEDGARQLLQHQKVEGSLEHDCLLKVTLNEEKNETETENESNIVEFESEVKTPKGNEDRARELGEDDKGVNAGKVKGHGSDKSENNMRESDIEDYKTDEGTDKETGTDGILYYRERWVIDEVSKSEGSVKSSKADVDGGNDRDNDQENDSNIARGDRYETIDSKEDTIKNQKEYKTNLKSQGEKIAMDISGYISSEFKILADESEFQRPSSNIFGGPEEEDDEIKCSKIEEKDESKTIKEVNDDAIGEEEVEVINPIEENNEVNIPQRRRRRG
- the LOC129698883 gene encoding leucine-rich repeat flightless-interacting protein 1-like isoform X4; this translates as MGTQGSGRKRIANRERLSAEDDTLNLIAREAEARLAAKRAARAEAREIRMKELERQQKEIYQVQKKYYGLDTKWGDIEQWMEDSEKYSRRFRRHTSVSDEDDWTSVGSRGSARVEEKLDKDFIEKGSRAASSLSAATLASLGGTSSRRGSGETTTSIDTEGSIREIKEIFELKDQIQDVEGKYMEGLKELKDSLMEVEEKYKKAMVSNAQLDNEKANLMYQVDTLREDLLGLEEQLAEMHRGHEEKSKELERQKHAYCILQHQFEEMKETLQEREEMLTEIKELNQKQRSFAQEITDLQETLEWKDKKIGALERQKEYSEAIRIDRDELRNEVMMLKERLKAHGLMTNGEAEHVGKEGSAHRETAQTRPQAEAQQQSSSDKPLGECHGLQMRNEILKAVEQKGNMQNTGTDEQMDKTGNREMLMDNVEEKDKTESFEELTETDTPTVTVRDNANADQIECTAANLDDRVKSAFDTQNTGGKEVTERINSVPRSDETMQSYSCREEGESGSDLTIEVNQLQENAKETLNDEARFQSEQGDPGCHGGMIKEKHIEIGNDVNVHNYVVGTGADYQMIVEKTQQIVQNVVEKAVEIFRQEMSGHELQEKLPDLGEDICVGIVSHEVERKNLTRTQEIPAESDQVDQKELGTVVIQKTEHEQAVIGTVLETEICSSDLQGDVIKSEETGPLLVMLSDQNDQLRSSGEGIYEIDGTEKEGLSDQGRKKQPIVGGFTVSEELEEVEEMAEKVEVVNGLTTGAAMQELEENKDDACRLGGEKEPVKGDEVNHALIHNEDQEWRDDVIVKESTEMCPQDEEMKDCELGKEQLPNEDEPNTTAKPEDGARQLLQHQKVEGSLEHDCLLKVTLNEEKNETETENESNIVEFESEVKTPKGNEDRARELGEDDKGVNAGKVKGHGSDKSENNMRESDIEDYKTDEGTDKETGTDGILYYRERWVIDEVSKSEGSVKSSKADVDGGNDRDNDQENDSNIARGDRYETIDSKEDTIKNQKEYKTNLKSQGEKIAMDISGYISSEFKILADESEFQRPSSNIFGGPEEEDDEIKCSKIEEKDESKTIKEVNDDAIGEEEVEVINPIEENNEVNIPQRRRRRG
- the LOC129698883 gene encoding leucine-rich repeat flightless-interacting protein 1-like isoform X2 — encoded protein: MGTQGSGRKRIANRERLSAEDDTLNLIAREAEARLAAKRAARAEAREIRMKELERQQKEIYQVQKKYYGLDTKWGDIEQWMEDSEKYSRRFRRHTSVSDEDDWTSVGSRGSARPSEYNCVLGSSSRTSSRASSARASPVVEEKLDKDFIEKGSRAASSLSAATLASLGGTSSRRGSGETTTSIDTEGSIREIKDSLMEVEEKYKKAMVSNAQLDNEKANLMYQVDTLREDLLGLEEQLAEMHRGHEEKSKELERQKHAYCILQHQFEEMKETLQEREEMLTEIKELNQKQRSFAQEITDLQETLEWKDKKIGALERQKEYSEAIRIDRDELRNEVMMLKERLKAHGLMTNGEAEHVGKEGSAHRETAQTRPQAEAQQQSSSDKPLGECHGLQMRNEILKAVEQKGNMQNTGTDEQMDKTGNREMLMDNVEEKDKTESFEELTETDTPTVTVRDNANADQIECTAANLDDRVKSAFDTQNTGGKEVTERINSVPRSDETMQSYSCREEGESGSDLTIEVNQLQENAKETLNDEARFQSEQGDPGCHGGMIKEKHIEIGNDVNVHNYVVGTGADYQMIVEKTQQIVQNVVEKAVEIFRQEMSGHELQEKLPDLGEDICVGIVSHEVERKNLTRTQEIPAESDQVDQKELGTVVIQKTEHEQAVIGTVLETEICSSDLQGDVIKSEETGPLLVMLSDQNDQLRSSGEGIYEIDGTEKEGLSDQGRKKQPIVGGFTVSEELEEVEEMAEKVEVVNGLTTGAAMQELEENKDDACRLGGEKEPVKGDEVNHALIHNEDQEWRDDVIVKESTEMCPQDEEMKDCELGKEQLPNEDEPNTTAKPEDGARQLLQHQKVEGSLEHDCLLKVTLNEEKNETETENESNIVEFESEVKTPKGNEDRARELGEDDKGVNAGKVKGHGSDKSENNMRESDIEDYKTDEGTDKETGTDGILYYRERWVIDEVSKSEGSVKSSKADVDGGNDRDNDQENDSNIARGDRYETIDSKEDTIKNQKEYKTNLKSQGEKIAMDISGYISSEFKILADESEFQRPSSNIFGGPEEEDDEIKCSKIEEKDESKTIKEVNDDAIGEEEVEVINPIEENNEVNIPQRRRRRG
- the LOC129698883 gene encoding leucine-rich repeat flightless-interacting protein 1-like isoform X9, whose product is MGTQGSGRKRIANRERLSAEDDTLNLIAREAEARLAAKRAARAEAREIRMKELERQQKEIYQVQKKYYGLDTKWGDIEQWMEDSEKYSRRFRRHTSVSDEDDWTSVGSRGSARPSEYNCVLGSSSRTSSRASSARASPVVEEKLDKDFIEKGSRAASSLSAATLASLGGTSSRRGSGETTTSIDTEGSIREIKEIFELKDQIQDVEGKYMEGLKELKDSLMEVEEKYKKAMVSNAQLDNEKANLMYQVDTLREDLLGLEEQLAEMHRGHEEKSKELERQKHAYCILQHQFEEMKETLQEREEMLTAHGLMTNGEAEHVGKEGSAHRETAQTRPQAEAQQQSSSDKPLGECHGLQMRNEILKAVEQKGNMQNTGTDEQMDKTGNREMLMDNVEEKDKTESFEELTETDTPTVTVRDNANADQIECTAANLDDRVKSAFDTQNTGGKEVTERINSVPRSDETMQSYSCREEGESGSDLTIEVNQLQENAKETLNDEARFQSEQGDPGCHGGMIKEKHIEIGNDVNVHNYVVGTGADYQMIVEKTQQIVQNVVEKAVEIFRQEMSGHELQEKLPDLGEDICVGIVSHEVERKNLTRTQEIPAESDQVDQKELGTVVIQKTEHEQAVIGTVLETEICSSDLQGDVIKSEETGPLLVMLSDQNDQLRSSGEGIYEIDGTEKEGLSDQGRKKQPIVGGFTVSEELEEVEEMAEKVEVVNGLTTGAAMQELEENKDDACRLGGEKEPVKGDEVNHALIHNEDQEWRDDVIVKESTEMCPQDEEMKDCELGKEQLPNEDEPNTTAKPEDGARQLLQHQKVEGSLEHDCLLKVTLNEEKNETETENESNIVEFESEVKTPKGNEDRARELGEDDKGVNAGKVKGHGSDKSENNMRESDIEDYKTDEGTDKETGTDGILYYRERWVIDEVSKSEGSVKSSKADVDGGNDRDNDQENDSNIARGDRYETIDSKEDTIKNQKEYKTNLKSQGEKIAMDISGYISSEFKILADESEFQRPSSNIFGGPEEEDDEIKCSKIEEKDESKTIKEVNDDAIGEEEVEVINPIEENNEVNIPQRRRRRG
- the LOC129698883 gene encoding leucine-rich repeat flightless-interacting protein 1-like isoform X6; protein product: MGTQGSGRKRIANRERLSAEDDTLNLIAREAEARLAAKRAARAEAREIRMKELERQQKEVSDEDDWTSVGSRGSARPSEYNCVLGSSSRTSSRASSARASPVVEEKLDKDFIEKGSRAASSLSAATLASLGGTSSRRGSGETTTSIDTEGSIREIKEIFELKDQIQDVEGKYMEGLKELKDSLMEVEEKYKKAMVSNAQLDNEKANLMYQVDTLREDLLGLEEQLAEMHRGHEEKSKELERQKHAYCILQHQFEEMKETLQEREEMLTEIKELNQKQRSFAQEITDLQETLEWKDKKIGALERQKEYSEAIRIDRDELRNEVMMLKERLKAHGLMTNGEAEHVGKEGSAHRETAQTRPQAEAQQQSSSDKPLGECHGLQMRNEILKAVEQKGNMQNTGTDEQMDKTGNREMLMDNVEEKDKTESFEELTETDTPTVTVRDNANADQIECTAANLDDRVKSAFDTQNTGGKEVTERINSVPRSDETMQSYSCREEGESGSDLTIEVNQLQENAKETLNDEARFQSEQGDPGCHGGMIKEKHIEIGNDVNVHNYVVGTGADYQMIVEKTQQIVQNVVEKAVEIFRQEMSGHELQEKLPDLGEDICVGIVSHEVERKNLTRTQEIPAESDQVDQKELGTVVIQKTEHEQAVIGTVLETEICSSDLQGDVIKSEETGPLLVMLSDQNDQLRSSGEGIYEIDGTEKEGLSDQGRKKQPIVGGFTVSEELEEVEEMAEKVEVVNGLTTGAAMQELEENKDDACRLGGEKEPVKGDEVNHALIHNEDQEWRDDVIVKESTEMCPQDEEMKDCELGKEQLPNEDEPNTTAKPEDGARQLLQHQKVEGSLEHDCLLKVTLNEEKNETETENESNIVEFESEVKTPKGNEDRARELGEDDKGVNAGKVKGHGSDKSENNMRESDIEDYKTDEGTDKETGTDGILYYRERWVIDEVSKSEGSVKSSKADVDGGNDRDNDQENDSNIARGDRYETIDSKEDTIKNQKEYKTNLKSQGEKIAMDISGYISSEFKILADESEFQRPSSNIFGGPEEEDDEIKCSKIEEKDESKTIKEVNDDAIGEEEVEVINPIEENNEVNIPQRRRRRG
- the LOC129698883 gene encoding leucine-rich repeat flightless-interacting protein 1-like isoform X10, producing the protein MGTQGSGRKRIANRERLSAEDDTLNLIAREAEARLAAKRAARAEAREIRMKELERQQKEVSDEDDWTSVGSRGSARVEEKLDKDFIEKGSRAASSLSAATLASLGGTSSRRGSGETTTSIDTEGSIREIKEIFELKDQIQDVEGKYMEGLKELKDSLMEVEEKYKKAMVSNAQLDNEKANLMYQVDTLREDLLGLEEQLAEMHRGHEEKSKELERQKHAYCILQHQFEEMKETLQEREEMLTEIKELNQKQRSFAQEITDLQETLEWKDKKIGALERQKEYSEAIRIDRDELRNEVMMLKERLKAHGLMTNGEAEHVGKEGSAHRETAQTRPQAEAQQQSSSDKPLGECHGLQMRNEILKAVEQKGNMQNTGTDEQMDKTGNREMLMDNVEEKDKTESFEELTETDTPTVTVRDNANADQIECTAANLDDRVKSAFDTQNTGGKEVTERINSVPRSDETMQSYSCREEGESGSDLTIEVNQLQENAKETLNDEARFQSEQGDPGCHGGMIKEKHIEIGNDVNVHNYVVGTGADYQMIVEKTQQIVQNVVEKAVEIFRQEMSGHELQEKLPDLGEDICVGIVSHEVERKNLTRTQEIPAESDQVDQKELGTVVIQKTEHEQAVIGTVLETEICSSDLQGDVIKSEETGPLLVMLSDQNDQLRSSGEGIYEIDGTEKEGLSDQGRKKQPIVGGFTVSEELEEVEEMAEKVEVVNGLTTGAAMQELEENKDDACRLGGEKEPVKGDEVNHALIHNEDQEWRDDVIVKESTEMCPQDEEMKDCELGKEQLPNEDEPNTTAKPEDGARQLLQHQKVEGSLEHDCLLKVTLNEEKNETETENESNIVEFESEVKTPKGNEDRARELGEDDKGVNAGKVKGHGSDKSENNMRESDIEDYKTDEGTDKETGTDGILYYRERWVIDEVSKSEGSVKSSKADVDGGNDRDNDQENDSNIARGDRYETIDSKEDTIKNQKEYKTNLKSQGEKIAMDISGYISSEFKILADESEFQRPSSNIFGGPEEEDDEIKCSKIEEKDESKTIKEVNDDAIGEEEVEVINPIEENNEVNIPQRRRRRG
- the LOC129698883 gene encoding leucine-rich repeat flightless-interacting protein 1-like isoform X3 is translated as MHFNESNVLQSLTVMLFLSFTGIVQSSRYSDDHLKSAKQRLRKEAVGSYYSDLPVLSTGLGAKSQNGTRMSTFDGNASRRYSTSTSRAPSEYNCVLGSSSRTSSRASSARASPVVEEKLDKDFIEKGSRAASSLSAATLASLGGTSSRRGSGETTTSIDTEGSIREIKEIFELKDQIQDVEGKYMEGLKELKDSLMEVEEKYKKAMVSNAQLDNEKANLMYQVDTLREDLLGLEEQLAEMHRGHEEKSKELERQKHAYCILQHQFEEMKETLQEREEMLTEIKELNQKQRSFAQEITDLQETLEWKDKKIGALERQKEYSEAIRIDRDELRNEVMMLKERLKAHGLMTNGEAEHVGKEGSAHRETAQTRPQAEAQQQSSSDKPLGECHGLQMRNEILKAVEQKGNMQNTGTDEQMDKTGNREMLMDNVEEKDKTESFEELTETDTPTVTVRDNANADQIECTAANLDDRVKSAFDTQNTGGKEVTERINSVPRSDETMQSYSCREEGESGSDLTIEVNQLQENAKETLNDEARFQSEQGDPGCHGGMIKEKHIEIGNDVNVHNYVVGTGADYQMIVEKTQQIVQNVVEKAVEIFRQEMSGHELQEKLPDLGEDICVGIVSHEVERKNLTRTQEIPAESDQVDQKELGTVVIQKTEHEQAVIGTVLETEICSSDLQGDVIKSEETGPLLVMLSDQNDQLRSSGEGIYEIDGTEKEGLSDQGRKKQPIVGGFTVSEELEEVEEMAEKVEVVNGLTTGAAMQELEENKDDACRLGGEKEPVKGDEVNHALIHNEDQEWRDDVIVKESTEMCPQDEEMKDCELGKEQLPNEDEPNTTAKPEDGARQLLQHQKVEGSLEHDCLLKVTLNEEKNETETENESNIVEFESEVKTPKGNEDRARELGEDDKGVNAGKVKGHGSDKSENNMRESDIEDYKTDEGTDKETGTDGILYYRERWVIDEVSKSEGSVKSSKADVDGGNDRDNDQENDSNIARGDRYETIDSKEDTIKNQKEYKTNLKSQGEKIAMDISGYISSEFKILADESEFQRPSSNIFGGPEEEDDEIKCSKIEEKDESKTIKEVNDDAIGEEEVEVINPIEENNEVNIPQRRRRRG